CATTGCTGGTTTTGAAGATGGTTCTTTCCGTCCCAATCAACCAGTTTCCCGCGCACAATTTGCCGCAATTATTAACAAGGCATTTGCTCCAGCACCACAAAGAACTGCTACAAAGTTTGCTGATGTTAGTAGTAAATCTTGGGCTGCTGCTCCGATTCAAACAGCTTATCAAGGTGGCTTTTTACAAGGTTATCCAGGTAATAAGTTCTTACCAGAGCAACCAATTCCTAAAGTTCAAGTTTTGGTTTCTCTAGCTAGTGGCTTAAAGTTACGCTCTGAAGATACCAGTGTAGTGTCGATTTACTCAGATGCTAGCTCTATTCCTAACTACGCTCTGACAGCGGTTGCTGGTGCTACTCAGCAAGAAATGGTGGTTAATTATCCAATTGTTAATCAACTCAATCCTAACCAACAAGCTACCCGCGCTGAAGTAGCAGCTTATGTCTACCAAGCTTTGGTGAAATCAGGACAAGCAAGTGCTGTTCCCTCAGATTATTTGGTGAAAAATCCTCTAACTGCTCAACGTTAACCACTTTCATTAAGTAAAAGTTAGAGAACCGTTAATGTTAATACAAGAAAGGGTAAGGCTAATCTTAAGCTTTACCCTATTTTGTGTAAGCATTCAGCCGTCAGCTATCAGCTAGAGTGCGAAAGCTTGGTGGCTAATCTCGCATCTAGACTACTCATCCGCTATAAACAAAGCATTACTATCATAAGCTGACGGCTGATAGCTGATAGCTATACCATTAAATAACTGATGGAAGTGTAACAGTAAACGTTGTACCTAAGCCAACAACGCTGTCTACTGAAATTTGCCCACCATGCAAATCAACAGAATTTTTGACAATCCATAATCCTATTCCTGTTCCAGAAATAGCACCGACATTTTTGGCTCTTTCAAATGGTTGAAACAGTTGGGTTTGGTAATCTGCGGGAATACCGATTCCTTGATCTTGAATACGGAAAATTACTTGCTGGCGATCGCGACTTATTTCTAAACTAACAGTACCACCTTGAGGAGAATACTTAATTGCATTAGAAAGTAAGTTTCCCAGAATATGTAACAACAGTTTCTCATCTGAAATTAATTCGATATATTCCTCTGTAGTGGATAAAGTTAAAATATGTTGAGGGGTAGCAATTATTTTAAATTCTTCTATGAGATCTTTACAAAATGCGATCGCATCCAGGGGAGATGGCTGAAATGATAGCTTTCCTAAGTCTGTCTTACTCCAAACCAGCACATCTTCTATTAGCTGGTTCATATTCTTTACTGCTCCATAAATTCGTTCAAAATGCTTCTCTTGTTTTTCTTGAGGAAATTTATGCCCGTACTCTTTAAGTAAACCAGTTGATGTTAAGATAGTAGATAAAGGATTACGTAAATCGTGGGAAACACTTGCTAGTATTCTTGATTTATCCTTATTAACAGCTTCTAAGAGTGATAAAGACTGACTAACTTTTAATTGTTCCTGATGTTTGGCTAGTGCTATTTTAATTGTGGCGTTAATTTCTCTTTCCTTAAACGGTTTCAGAATATAACCATAAGAACCAGTTTTTTCGGCTCTATCTAAAGTATCATCATCAGCATAAGCAGTAACAAATATAACTGGAATTGTTGATTTTTCGTGGATTATAGTAGCCGTTTCAATGCCATCTAATTCACCTTTGATCACAATATCCATTAAGATTAAATCAGGCTGTAATTGTTCGGCTCTTTGAATTGCAGCTTCTCCCGAAGAAACAATATCAACTACGGTATATCCTAAATCTTGGAGCTTGCGATCTAAACTTCTAGCAATAAGTAACTCATCTTCAACAATTAAAACCCTAATATCATTCATGTATTAAACTCTTTTTTTATATTGCAGTTCAGTAAAAGTTAATTTAAAAGCAGTTCCTTCTTCCTTAGTTAAGCTAATTTCACCTTCCAACTGTTCAGTTAAAGTACATACTAATTGTAATCCTAATGATTCTGTATTACGAAAATCTAAATCAGGTGGGAAACCAATGCCATTATCCTTTATAATAAGAATAATTTTTTGGCTACTGTCTTGGTGTAACTCTAAAAGCATTTTTCCGCTTCGATTATCAGGGAAGGCGTGTTTAAAAGCATTAGAAACTAATTCGTTAACAATTAAACCCCCAGGGTTAGCTGTTTCAATATTCAGTTCAACGGGGTCGATATCAAACTCAACTTGAATGCGATCTTCCGTGATATTGTAGGAGCTAATTAAGTTATATACTAAATTTTGAATATATTCTCCAAAATTAATCTTTTCTAAATTTTTCGATTGGTATAATTTTTCATGGATTAATGCCATTGAATAAATTCGATGCTGGCTATCTTCAAATACTTTGATGATTGCCGAATTATTAATATATTCTGCTTGAAATTCCAGTAGGCTAGAAACAACTAGCAAATTATTTTTCACCCGATGGTGAATTTCTTTAAGCAATATCTCTTTTTCTTTTAAAGAAGCTTTAATTTCTTCTTCTGCTTGTTTACGGTCGCTAATATCGCGACCTTCTGGAATAAGCATTACAACTTCTCCTCTCTCATCTGTGACAGGCTTGATAGAGAAGTCGATTGTTATTTTCTTTCCGTTGGCACTGATGACATCAACTTCGTAACGGATAAAATTCCCTGTAGCAGCTTGTGCGATCGCAGTTTGCAACCGTTGCTGATTTTTTCTAGATAAATTCCAACAAGGCATCTCCCAAAATGGACGATTTACCAAAGATTCTGCTGGCAGTCCCATAAATTCCAAAGCTGTTTGGTTTGTTTCCAGCAGAGTGCCATCTGGCTTGAGTAGCCAGATAAATTGAAATGTCTGGTGAAAAATTGCTCGAAATCGCTGTTCATTATCCTGTAAAGCACGTAATAGTTGTGCCTGTGCCAAAGCAATGCTAACTTGATTAGCTAATTGCTCTAGCAACTCAGTTTCAAATTCTGTCCAAAGGCGAGTGCTAGAACAATGATGGGCAATTAATAATCCCCAGAGTTCTTGATTTTGCACAATAGGTACAATTAGTTTTGCTTTAACAGCTAATTGCCTCAAGAATTCTACTAAACAGGGAGTTTCCTCACCATAAGCTTGTTCTACATCCTCAATTGCTCGTACCTTTCCCAACTTGTATAGTTCGTGGCACTCATAAGGAAATACTTCTTCGGGAAAAGGAATATCTACAAGCACTGGCAATCCAGGTAAGACTGCCTCAGTAATAGTACAACCACTCCTATCCGATAGAACGCGGTAAATCAACACGCGATCAACCTGAAGAATTTTTTGAACTTCTGTAACAGTGGTTTGGAGAATTTCCTGTATTTGCAAAGATTGGCGAATTTTAAGAGTGATTTCAGCAAATAATTGAGACTTCAAGTTTTGGCGCTTTAGAGCTACTTCTGCCTGTTGGCGTTCAATGATCTTGCGCTGCAATCGCTCATTAGTATGCTCTAATTCAATAGTCCTCTGTGTAACTCGAATTTCTAGTTCGTCTTTAGCTTTTAGTAGTGCTACTTCTACTCGCTGACGTTCTGCTAACTGAACCTGTGCTTGCTGATACAGTTCAGATTGCTGGATAGCAATTGATAATTGCACTGCTAATTCGTCAAGCAAGCTTAGTTGAGTTTCTTGCCAATGGCGAGGACTAGAACACTGATGGACAATCAACAACCCCCACAAATAAGGTGTGGCAGGTTCAATGTTATTTTGTAGTAAAATCGGTACAACTAAATTTGCTTTAACTTGTAATTGTTCTAGTACTTTGATATGGCAATCAGCCAATCCAGCTTCGTAAATGTTAGCAATTGCCCGCTTGTAACCTTTAAGGTACTTTTCAGCTACTTGGCGTTGAAAGCAGTTATCTTGAAAATTGCTGCCTAAAGCTGATACCAAACCTTCGCCAACAGACTCAGAGACAACAGTACCGCTAAGTTGAGATTTTAATTGATAAACTACCACTCGGTCAGCACCTAGTAATTTCCGCACCTGGGTAACGGTTGTATTAAGAACTTCTTCGAGATTGAGAGATTGTCTAATTTGGAGAGCAATTTGGGCAAGCAGTTGACTACGTTGGAATGCTTCTTGGGTGCGCTCAAACTGTTGCTTTAGTTCTTTTTCTGCTGTTCGGCGTTCTAGTTCAGATGATATTCTAGTGGCAAAAATTCTGAGGTATTGTTCTGTAACTTCGCAGTTTTTGAGAGGCGATCGCCCCATCACATAGATTAATCCTAAACTATGACCTGCTGAATCAAGGAGGTGGATACCAAAATAACTTTCCACCCCCATTTGTTTTAACAATTCATTATTAGGAAATTGTCGTTGCAGTTTATCGGGGTAGATACATATTCCATCCTGCGAAACCTCTTGACATGGAGTGTTAGCTAAATCGTACTCAAAATTTTCTTTCTTCTGACCATCTCCCCAGACAGCTAATGTTCTGATCGATTGGGAATTATGCCTTTCCACTCGCTCACCAATAATGGCGTATTCTACCTCTAGGGTTTTTGTTAAAAACTGTACCAGATATTGTAATAACTCATCCCCAGTTGCAGAGGCAATCTTTAAGAGGTCGTTTGATAATACTTCTTCTATTGGGAACTCTGGAGATGACATGAGGTTTCTGAGATTAAAGGCGATTGAATTTGATTATCTCCATTTTGAGTGAGAATTAAAATCCAAACATAGCCAGACTCATTAAGTATACATAAGCTAGTAATATTTGAGGGTAATGCTTATTACATACAAGCTTAAAAAATCTCTGTCATCAGATAGATTTCAGGAGTCAGCAGCCATAATTCATAATTTTGGCTCTCATGTACGTTTGGGGATAAGCTAGGCAGCGCGATCGCGTCCAAATTCTGTTAAGAATCTAAACGCCTTCACAATAAAACCTGCACACTCTCTGGGAGAAGTACCATAAAAAGCTCGCCAAGCAGCAGCTTTATATTCATCGTATCTGTCTGCTTTTTCTGGAAAGCGTTCTAACCAAGCAAGGCGCACAGCATGACCAATAATTACATCTAATACGAGGTATTCTTCTATTTGTAAATTAGGATTACGTTCTGCGATCGCAGCTAATTCCATCAATGCCTCAATATTAACTTGTCGATACTCTGGCGCTTGAATTTTATTCAACAAATGCTCAATCCGCAAAGCGAAATTCTTTTCCCCAGGTGTCATTTCCGAGAGAATTACATCACTATCTAAGCGATTTCTTCTTTCTAACTTATCACCAATTACTAGCCCCTTACAATGCTTCATTAACTGCCAAACATTCGGGTAAAAGTTTTTAGGAACTCGGTTAATTGCACCATTTAACTGCCGTTGTCGTAACCAACCTGCAAAGGGTACTTCTGCCTCATCTTGTTCCATTGGTAGTACTACCCAATCAATATCTTGCTCTGGTTGTTTAACGTGCAAAGATTCTTGTTGGCGTAGCATTTGATTCATGCCTTCATACCCAGCTAAAACTTGACGTAAGTGGGTTTTAATTTCAAATGGACTTAATGCCATTAATCGTTCATAAGCTTCATCTTGAGTTACTTTTAATTCAACTGCTAATTCACTTGTCAACAACAAAATTAAATAACCAACCCGCAACGTTAACAAGTTATCCAATAATTGCGGGTCTGACTTGATTAACAAACCCAGGTAAATTAGAATTTCTTGAGTAAGAACGCGATCGCGAATATCTTCCCTACAAAATTCATTGATTTTCTCAATAATTTCTGGATAAGACATCGGGCGGGTAATTAAAGAAGCTTCACTATAAGCTTTCCCTACAGTAATTTGCTTACCCCGTACTAAAATTTCAGTAACTGCGTCCGATAACCCAATATCAACCTTATTTAATAACGCCGCAGCATAGCGAATTACAGACCAATGGGGATGTCTACCTTCACCACCTGCCTTAACATAAACTTCATTCAATAAATCTGCGACTGTAACTTTTAATCCTGAACCTCCAAAACCTGTATCAAAATCCATCCCTTGTAGACGGTTGAGTGTTTGTAACAACTCAATTTGTTGATAAATATTTTCTGACTCACGCAAACTTCTTAATAACAACCCTAAATTAGTTTCACACTCTAGTAAAAACTCTTGAATATTACTTAAAGGAAAATTCTTATCTGGATGATAAGGCAAATAGTAACAAGCAGGCGCAGCATCTTTAACAGCAGCTTGTGTAAATTCAAAATCATGGAGAAAATCAATTCTCTCTTTCCCAGAAGTTAGCATTAATTGATTGATTCTTCCTAATCTTACTGGGACACCATTACACACTCCGTTTTGGAATTCGTTCATCAGTTTAAGTAAAGGAGAGTCAAATTCGTGAGGTACATTTTTTGAGTTTTCCCCAAACTCTTGACTTCCCTCGGCTAACAAAGCATGAGTTAGCAATAATGTAATTGTAGGACGGCCTAACTCGCACCAATGCTCGTGAATATAAGCTAATTCACTTTTGATTTCATCTACTAGAAAATGGTAATCTAACGTTAAATAAAACTGCTGTTGATCTAAAAATGAAGGTAAGAAAACAATTGTTTCCCCACGAATTTTAAAAATCCTTGCAGTTGTCAAACTTCGTAAACGTCTTACTGGTCGTCCCGTCATACTAAGTTGATCGTTACGACCAATTTGATAATAAATATCTGAGAGTTCTATCGCCTGACGGATTGAAATTGGGTCAATTTGTGTAGGTGTTTGTGTAGCAATTCCATAATCTGCTAATTGTGCTTGTAAATCTTCATCTTCAGCAATTAAGGCTATTTGCACTACTGGTTGGCGATTACTTCCAATAGATAAATGGCGACCTAGCGGATCAATATCTCCGGGTGCTAATAATCCCTCAATTAAAAGCTGACCTAATAAATATAAACTTTCCGCCCAAACCAGGGGGACATTTTCATTAGGAAGACGCTTTTGACTCTGAGGAGATGCTTTTTCTGCTTCTACATTTTCTGCTGGTACATAATAAAGTTCTGGTAATAATTTTCCACCGTTTTCAACTAACAAAGATGATAAACGCTGCTGGTAATCTTTTATTTGTTCGCTATCTCCCCTAAATACACCATCTAAAAGTAGATAGGTGAAAAATAACGGCCACTCGCACTCAATATGCTCAAATTGCTGTAGTTCCCAAGGTTCGTAGTGTAAGCGAGTTGTATCTTCTAAAACTGTTTGATGTCCATCGCGTAAGAACCGTTTGCAACCGTAACGTCCTTGTAACTTTTCAATAATTTTTGTGCGTGTGCGTTTTATTAATTGCACATCTTCAATTGCAAATGCCGGAAAACTGATGATACTTAACAACGCGGCATCAGTTTCCTTTGAGCTAGATTCTCTGGGTAATAATGATTCTAAAGTAAGACGCGATCGCGCAATTTCATCTGCTAACACATGAATCACAGAAGCTTGAGAACCCCGCACCCCAAATAAATTTAATCCATTAATTGCTTCCAACGCAGCTTTAGCCATCCCCACAGAACTAGCATTTAATTCTGGATTACCACGATTAGCTTTATTTCCTCTTTCCCATAACCCATAATCTGGTGTGCGGTAAGTCCGTCCAATGTAATACACCAGATTCTGTACAAAATTTACTTCATCAATAGAATAAATAATATGCAGCCCCGAAGCCGTCATCTGCGCCAGCATCAGAATAAATAGTGAAGTTGCGTCTAATTGCAAATGTCCCCACTCATCATCACCCACCACCACATCACCAGTTTGGGTATTATATTTAGCGTGCAGCGCATCTAAAGGCGATTGAGTTTGTTTAAAACGTTCGACTTTGTGCGCTTGTCGCATCATCGCAAACAACAGCCCGCGCATCAACTTAATTACACTGTGTTCTAGTTCAAATAACCGCCCTGGATCAGTATCTACCTTGCGGTACGCCAGCGCCAATCCCCAAACCGCCAAAATACTATAAACATTGTCCCGCACCCAAGCATCTGTATAGTCGCCGTGAGCAGTAATCGCCGTAGAAGCTGGTAGCAAACCCGTAATCGGATTTTGGCGGTTAAGTATTACAGCCTTGATTTGTTGATAGTAATGATCCAATCGGGATTGCTGTTGAGCGGTGTTGATTGACATTTCACTCACTGGCGACAAAAATCAACCTTGTGGCTGAGGACAAAATCTCTTATTCCACAATATATCCACAATTCATCGTTTTAAAACAAGTACAAAACCAGCTTTCTACTAACTCCTCACTTCCTCTCTTGCCATTTCGTCCAAAAAAGGTTACATTAATTTACATATAGTAACAAAACTTTTTTATAAATAGCGGTCAGCAATTAGTCATTAGCGATTAGTAATTAGAAAATTTCCGAAAATATTTAATCGATCAAATTTTGGCACTACCTAAGAGTGCGATCGCAGATGTAAATTTTTTTTAAACATCTAACCAGTTTTCTAATCGTAAATCAGAGATGTTGATAAAGTGACGAGTATTATTTGTGATTAAAATATATCGCTGAGAACGAGCAACAGCAGCAATAAGAGCATCTATTTCGCCAGTCGGTCTACCAATTTTTCTTAATTCTGCTTGAATTTTACCAAATTCTAAAGCCGCATTTTGGTCAAAATCAGTTGTTCTGATTAAGCCAATAAATTGATTGACCGTATTTAAATTAAGTTGAACTCTTGTGAACAATAAGCACCTTTATATAGTTCTCCAATTATGATGGTGGAAATATAGCATTGACTAATTTTGGCAGCAAATTCTGATACTGCCAAAGGATTTTGATTGATAATCGCAATACAAATATTAGTATCTAGTAAATACACAATAAATTAATTGAGTTAGCCTTTTATCAACTTACGATCTTATCTCCTAAATGCTGCTCTTTATCTAATTCAGTTAATATATCTGCCAGTTCTTCTCGATTTTCTAACGGGATTTGCAAAAATTCTTTTAATTTCTGCTGACGCTGTTGTTCACTAATTAATTCATTGGGGTCAATTTCTACTACTACCTCTGTTCCGTCTGGTATATCAAGTGATTGTAACAATTCAATTTTATCTCCCTGTTTAATTCCTTTGAGCTTCATTTTATTAACTCCTATTAAATCATTTTATAAACTATTGGGGTCAATTCCTTTTTGTTGTAATTTAGTTAGCAAAGTTTGAAATTGTTCTTCTGGTGTAGGGTATCTATTGCCATTTTGGTCATGCCAATATGCAAGGCGCGACTGCTATAAAATGATGACATCTGAGCAAAAAGCCAGAAATCTTAAGTAAACTTATTGATTTCTGGCTATTCATTTGTGGATGTATTCGTTATTATCTAACGAATGTATTCTTTCAGAATACTATTGCGATTTGGATGGCGCAATTTCCGCAAAGCTTTCGCTTCAATTTGACGAATGCGTTCGCGGGTAACATTGAATATTTGACCAATCTCTTCTAACGTCTTCATCCGCCCATCATCTAAGCCATAACGTAACCGGAGAACGTCGCGTTCACGAGGGCTAAGAGTATCAAGTACGCTTTCTAAATCTTCCCGCAGGAGATTTTTAGAAACCTCATCTTCTGGTGTTTCGCCATCTGCTTCGATGAAGTCTCCTAGACGAGAATCTTCTTCTTTACCAATGGGTGTTTCTAGAGAAATGGGAAGTTGAGCCGATTTAGCAATGAACCGCAGCTTTTCGATGGTCATTTCCATGCGAGTTGCGATTTCTTCTTCCGTTGGCTTACGTCCCATTTCTTGGGAAAGTAGCTTAGTAGTTTTCTTTATTCGAGAAATAGTTTCATAAAGATGGACAGGTAAGCGAATTGTGCGAGACTGATCTGCGATCGCTCTTGTAATAGCCTGTCTAATCCACCAAGTAGCATAAGTAGAAAACTTATAACCTTTTTCGTGGTCAAATTTTTCGGCAGCGCGGATCAAACCTAAACTACCTTCTTGAATCAGATCTTGAAATGACAAGCCCCGATTCATATACTTTTTAGCAATAGACACCACCAGACGCAGGTTAGACTGCACCATCTTGTCTTTTGCGCGTCGCCCTAAATAAAGACGATGACGGAATTGTGGCAACGGCATTTCTACAGCCAGAGCCCATTCACTATCTTTTGGTTCGCGCTCTAGTTGAGCCTTCAACTGCTCATACACCCGCTCTAATTGCAGTAACTCAGCAATTTTACGAGCTAACTCAATTTCTTCATCGGCTCGCAGTAATCGAATGCGACCAATTTCTTGTAAATAGAGGCGAATTGAATCCTCTGTGTAGTGCTTCTTTTTGGTTTGTGCGCGACGACGGGTAGAGCGAACCTTACCAGGCTTACTGTCGTCCTCATCAGGTGGAACATCCACAAGATCATCGTCTGAATCAGCTTCATTATCAAGCAAAAGTTCCAACTCGCTTCGTTCCAAATCGCTTGCATCAGGTTCTTCAGTGAGGGGTGCGATTGCGAGTACGTCGTTAGCCTGGGTCATGCCGTGTTCCTCATGCTCCTTAAATTAAAAACCAGAATATGGTGTTAGTAAATCTAACAAAAAATTAGCCAGCTATTAGTTGTACCAAACCTTCAACGCTTCATTATCGTTTTAGTCAAAAGATTTTAAAATCGCTTGCTTTTTAGCTATCCATAAAAGCGTTGAAGTAGGTGTTAATGCTGAATTTAGGTTAAACCTTTTTGATTGTAGCCTTTCTCACAAAAATTGCACGTTTTTGGTTTGTTTTATTTCTAAATTTCTAGAAAAAACTTTAAACGTCGTTTATCTTCGTGATTTAAGTCAGCGTTTAATAACGCTTGAGTAACAGGATACCCAAGGTTTGTCACTTGTTTAGCTTAAAGGAAAGCTAACTGCAAAATTGTTTGTCACTCCCAACCGATCAGTTTAACTGCTACTTTTTGATTTGCCTAGTGTATTGACCATTTAAATTTTCAAAAATCATGGCTTGATTACCATTGCTTGGAGTTGATCCCTAAATCTTAATTTCACAGCTTATTAGCGGCTCTTAAGATTGTTGGCTAAAATCTCTTCCGACATTTTAATGAATTTGGCTCAAGAATGCCATAAAAATAGCTAATAGATATTCTGATTTTGCAATCAGAGGAAGTAAGACAAGCAAATAAGTATTTTTATCCGATTAGAAGTTAAATGAATGTGAAAGTATGGGTGCTGTTAGCGGATTAGCAAGTGATGTATTAGTGAATTGCAGATCCACTTTTCAAACTAGGCGGTGTTTAACTGAAATTTCTCCCAAAGTCTATCAATCGTAACAAAATGATAACCTTGCTCTATCAACATAGGAATAATCTGAGCAGTAGTTTGGGCTACGTCTTGTCCTCCATAATAGCCATCATGAAGAACAATTAACGACCCATTGTGAACTTGTCGGATAATTCGTTGAGTAACAACTGAAATTCCAGGTCGTACCCAATCTTCTGGTACAACGCTCCACATAACTGGTCGATAGTTCCACTTG
The Oculatellaceae cyanobacterium DNA segment above includes these coding regions:
- a CDS encoding ATP-binding protein, coding for MNDIRVLIVEDELLIARSLDRKLQDLGYTVVDIVSSGEAAIQRAEQLQPDLILMDIVIKGELDGIETATIIHEKSTIPVIFVTAYADDDTLDRAEKTGSYGYILKPFKEREINATIKIALAKHQEQLKVSQSLSLLEAVNKDKSRILASVSHDLRNPLSTILTSTGLLKEYGHKFPQEKQEKHFERIYGAVKNMNQLIEDVLVWSKTDLGKLSFQPSPLDAIAFCKDLIEEFKIIATPQHILTLSTTEEYIELISDEKLLLHILGNLLSNAIKYSPQGGTVSLEISRDRQQVIFRIQDQGIGIPADYQTQLFQPFERAKNVGAISGTGIGLWIVKNSVDLHGGQISVDSVVGLGTTFTVTLPSVI
- a CDS encoding GAF domain-containing protein translates to MSSPEFPIEEVLSNDLLKIASATGDELLQYLVQFLTKTLEVEYAIIGERVERHNSQSIRTLAVWGDGQKKENFEYDLANTPCQEVSQDGICIYPDKLQRQFPNNELLKQMGVESYFGIHLLDSAGHSLGLIYVMGRSPLKNCEVTEQYLRIFATRISSELERRTAEKELKQQFERTQEAFQRSQLLAQIALQIRQSLNLEEVLNTTVTQVRKLLGADRVVVYQLKSQLSGTVVSESVGEGLVSALGSNFQDNCFQRQVAEKYLKGYKRAIANIYEAGLADCHIKVLEQLQVKANLVVPILLQNNIEPATPYLWGLLIVHQCSSPRHWQETQLSLLDELAVQLSIAIQQSELYQQAQVQLAERQRVEVALLKAKDELEIRVTQRTIELEHTNERLQRKIIERQQAEVALKRQNLKSQLFAEITLKIRQSLQIQEILQTTVTEVQKILQVDRVLIYRVLSDRSGCTITEAVLPGLPVLVDIPFPEEVFPYECHELYKLGKVRAIEDVEQAYGEETPCLVEFLRQLAVKAKLIVPIVQNQELWGLLIAHHCSSTRLWTEFETELLEQLANQVSIALAQAQLLRALQDNEQRFRAIFHQTFQFIWLLKPDGTLLETNQTALEFMGLPAESLVNRPFWEMPCWNLSRKNQQRLQTAIAQAATGNFIRYEVDVISANGKKITIDFSIKPVTDERGEVVMLIPEGRDISDRKQAEEEIKASLKEKEILLKEIHHRVKNNLLVVSSLLEFQAEYINNSAIIKVFEDSQHRIYSMALIHEKLYQSKNLEKINFGEYIQNLVYNLISSYNITEDRIQVEFDIDPVELNIETANPGGLIVNELVSNAFKHAFPDNRSGKMLLELHQDSSQKIILIIKDNGIGFPPDLDFRNTESLGLQLVCTLTEQLEGEISLTKEEGTAFKLTFTELQYKKRV
- a CDS encoding glycoside hydrolase family 15 protein, whose product is MSINTAQQQSRLDHYYQQIKAVILNRQNPITGLLPASTAITAHGDYTDAWVRDNVYSILAVWGLALAYRKVDTDPGRLFELEHSVIKLMRGLLFAMMRQAHKVERFKQTQSPLDALHAKYNTQTGDVVVGDDEWGHLQLDATSLFILMLAQMTASGLHIIYSIDEVNFVQNLVYYIGRTYRTPDYGLWERGNKANRGNPELNASSVGMAKAALEAINGLNLFGVRGSQASVIHVLADEIARSRLTLESLLPRESSSKETDAALLSIISFPAFAIEDVQLIKRTRTKIIEKLQGRYGCKRFLRDGHQTVLEDTTRLHYEPWELQQFEHIECEWPLFFTYLLLDGVFRGDSEQIKDYQQRLSSLLVENGGKLLPELYYVPAENVEAEKASPQSQKRLPNENVPLVWAESLYLLGQLLIEGLLAPGDIDPLGRHLSIGSNRQPVVQIALIAEDEDLQAQLADYGIATQTPTQIDPISIRQAIELSDIYYQIGRNDQLSMTGRPVRRLRSLTTARIFKIRGETIVFLPSFLDQQQFYLTLDYHFLVDEIKSELAYIHEHWCELGRPTITLLLTHALLAEGSQEFGENSKNVPHEFDSPLLKLMNEFQNGVCNGVPVRLGRINQLMLTSGKERIDFLHDFEFTQAAVKDAAPACYYLPYHPDKNFPLSNIQEFLLECETNLGLLLRSLRESENIYQQIELLQTLNRLQGMDFDTGFGGSGLKVTVADLLNEVYVKAGGEGRHPHWSVIRYAAALLNKVDIGLSDAVTEILVRGKQITVGKAYSEASLITRPMSYPEIIEKINEFCREDIRDRVLTQEILIYLGLLIKSDPQLLDNLLTLRVGYLILLLTSELAVELKVTQDEAYERLMALSPFEIKTHLRQVLAGYEGMNQMLRQQESLHVKQPEQDIDWVVLPMEQDEAEVPFAGWLRQRQLNGAINRVPKNFYPNVWQLMKHCKGLVIGDKLERRNRLDSDVILSEMTPGEKNFALRIEHLLNKIQAPEYRQVNIEALMELAAIAERNPNLQIEEYLVLDVIIGHAVRLAWLERFPEKADRYDEYKAAAWRAFYGTSPRECAGFIVKAFRFLTEFGRDRAA
- a CDS encoding PIN domain-containing protein, with protein sequence MFTRVQLNLNTVNQFIGLIRTTDFDQNAALEFGKIQAELRKIGRPTGEIDALIAAVARSQRYILITNNTRHFINISDLRLENWLDV
- the rpoD gene encoding RNA polymerase sigma factor RpoD, producing the protein MTQANDVLAIAPLTEEPDASDLERSELELLLDNEADSDDDLVDVPPDEDDSKPGKVRSTRRRAQTKKKHYTEDSIRLYLQEIGRIRLLRADEEIELARKIAELLQLERVYEQLKAQLEREPKDSEWALAVEMPLPQFRHRLYLGRRAKDKMVQSNLRLVVSIAKKYMNRGLSFQDLIQEGSLGLIRAAEKFDHEKGYKFSTYATWWIRQAITRAIADQSRTIRLPVHLYETISRIKKTTKLLSQEMGRKPTEEEIATRMEMTIEKLRFIAKSAQLPISLETPIGKEEDSRLGDFIEADGETPEDEVSKNLLREDLESVLDTLSPRERDVLRLRYGLDDGRMKTLEEIGQIFNVTRERIRQIEAKALRKLRHPNRNSILKEYIR